One Falco cherrug isolate bFalChe1 chromosome 11, bFalChe1.pri, whole genome shotgun sequence DNA window includes the following coding sequences:
- the AGXT gene encoding alanine--glyoxylate aminotransferase isoform X1, producing the protein MHCTAVLGAAQAASTAALLQARLLGMARRAMATSLLCVPPPQVLLRPLAVPERLLLGPGPSNVPPRILAAGSQQLLGHMHPEVLQVMDEIKAGIQYAFQTRNRLTLAISGTGHCAMEAALLNLLDRDDTALVAVNGIWGQRAADIARRLGANVHELLKPPGEYFTLWDIEEGLVQHKPSVLFITHGESSTGVLQPLEGLGELCHRHGCLLLVDAVASLGGAPIFMDQQEVDVLYSGSQKVLNAPPGSAPISFSERAREKMLRRKTKPLSFYLDMSWLANYWGCDGELRRYHHTAPINSFFSLREGLAMLAELGLENSWERHRANCTQLCQGLCDLGLELFVKEEKARLPTVTTVRVPEGYDWKEITAFLMDNYSIEIAGGLGPSVGKVLRIGLMGCNSTSGNVDRVLCALRDALRHCRHSRL; encoded by the exons ATGCACTGCACcgctgtgctgggtgctgcacaggcagcctccactgctgctctcctccaggCTCGGCTCCTGGGAATGGCAAGGCGTGCCATGGCCACCAGCCTGCTCTGCGTCCCTCCGCCCCAGGTGCTGCTTCGGCCCCTGGCTGTGCCAGAGAGGCTGCTGCTTGGGCCAGGGCCCAGCAACGTGCCCCCCCGCatcctggctgcaggcagccagcagctcctgggccaCATGCACCCCGAGGTGCTGCAG GTGATGGATGAGATCAAGGCGGGCATCCAGTATGCCTTCCAGACACGGAACCGGCTGACCCTGGCCATCAGTGGCACTGGCCACTGTGCTATGGAGGCTGCCCTCCTCAACCTGCTGGACCGTGATGACACTGCACTGGTGGCTGTCAACGGCATCTGGGGACAACGTGCTGCCGACATTGCCAGGAGGCTGG GAGCCAATGTCCATGAGCTGCTGAAGCCCCCAGGCGAGTACTTCACTCTGTGGGACATTGAGGAA GGCCTGGTGCAGCACAAGCCCTCGGTGCTCTTCATCACGCACGGCGAGTCCTCCACAGgggtgctgcagccactggAGGGGCTGGGCGAGCTTTGCCACCG CcatggctgcctgctgcttgtgGATGCGGTGGCATCACTCGGGGGAGCCCCCATCTTCATGGACCAGCAGG AGGTTGACGTCCTGTACTCGGGGTCTCAGAAAGTCCTCAACGCCCCCCCTGGCAGTGCCCCCATCTCGTTCAGCGAGCGAGCCAG GGAGAAGATGCTGAGGAGGAAGACGAAGCCCCTGTCCTTCTATCTGGACATGAGCTGGTTGGCAAACTACTGGGGCTGCGATGGGGAGCTGCGAAG GTACCACCACACAGCACCGATCAACAGCTTCTTCAGCCTGCGGGAAGGCTTGGCcatgctggcagagctg GGTCTAGAGAACTCTTGGGAACGCCACCGGGCCAACtgcacccagctgtgccaggggctgtgcGACCTGGGGCTTGAGCTCTTCGTGAAGGAGGAG AAGGCAAGGCTTCCCACTGTCACCACTGTCAGGGTGCCCGAGGGCTATGACTGGAAGGAGATCACAGCCTTTCTCATGGACAACTATTCCATTGAGATCGCTGGGGGCCTGGGGCCCTCGGTGGGCAAG GTCCTGCGAATCGGCCTCATGGGCTGCAACTCGACCAGTGGCAATGTGGACCGTGTGCTGTGTGCCCTGAGAGACGCCCTCAGGCACTGCCGCCACAGCAGGCTGTGA
- the AGXT gene encoding alanine--glyoxylate aminotransferase isoform X2, which translates to MHCTAVLGAAQAASTAALLQARLLGMARRAMATSLLCVPPPQVLLRPLAVPERLLLGPGPSNVPPRILAAGSQQLLGHMHPEVLQVMDEIKAGIQYAFQTRNRLTLAISGTGHCAMEAALLNLLDRDDTALVAVNGIWGQRAADIARRLGANVHELLKPPGPGAAQALGALHHARRVLHRGAAATGGAGRALPPPWLPAACGCGGITRGSPHLHGPAGEKMLRRKTKPLSFYLDMSWLANYWGCDGELRRYHHTAPINSFFSLREGLAMLAELGLENSWERHRANCTQLCQGLCDLGLELFVKEEKARLPTVTTVRVPEGYDWKEITAFLMDNYSIEIAGGLGPSVGKVLRIGLMGCNSTSGNVDRVLCALRDALRHCRHSRL; encoded by the exons ATGCACTGCACcgctgtgctgggtgctgcacaggcagcctccactgctgctctcctccaggCTCGGCTCCTGGGAATGGCAAGGCGTGCCATGGCCACCAGCCTGCTCTGCGTCCCTCCGCCCCAGGTGCTGCTTCGGCCCCTGGCTGTGCCAGAGAGGCTGCTGCTTGGGCCAGGGCCCAGCAACGTGCCCCCCCGCatcctggctgcaggcagccagcagctcctgggccaCATGCACCCCGAGGTGCTGCAG GTGATGGATGAGATCAAGGCGGGCATCCAGTATGCCTTCCAGACACGGAACCGGCTGACCCTGGCCATCAGTGGCACTGGCCACTGTGCTATGGAGGCTGCCCTCCTCAACCTGCTGGACCGTGATGACACTGCACTGGTGGCTGTCAACGGCATCTGGGGACAACGTGCTGCCGACATTGCCAGGAGGCTGG GAGCCAATGTCCATGAGCTGCTGAAGCCCCCAG GGCCTGGTGCAGCACAAGCCCTCGGTGCTCTTCATCACGCACGGCGAGTCCTCCACAGgggtgctgcagccactggAGGGGCTGGGCGAGCTTTGCCACCG CcatggctgcctgctgcttgtgGATGCGGTGGCATCACTCGGGGGAGCCCCCATCTTCATGGACCAGCAGG GGAGAAGATGCTGAGGAGGAAGACGAAGCCCCTGTCCTTCTATCTGGACATGAGCTGGTTGGCAAACTACTGGGGCTGCGATGGGGAGCTGCGAAG GTACCACCACACAGCACCGATCAACAGCTTCTTCAGCCTGCGGGAAGGCTTGGCcatgctggcagagctg GGTCTAGAGAACTCTTGGGAACGCCACCGGGCCAACtgcacccagctgtgccaggggctgtgcGACCTGGGGCTTGAGCTCTTCGTGAAGGAGGAG AAGGCAAGGCTTCCCACTGTCACCACTGTCAGGGTGCCCGAGGGCTATGACTGGAAGGAGATCACAGCCTTTCTCATGGACAACTATTCCATTGAGATCGCTGGGGGCCTGGGGCCCTCGGTGGGCAAG GTCCTGCGAATCGGCCTCATGGGCTGCAACTCGACCAGTGGCAATGTGGACCGTGTGCTGTGTGCCCTGAGAGACGCCCTCAGGCACTGCCGCCACAGCAGGCTGTGA